Proteins from one Oscillatoria nigro-viridis PCC 7112 genomic window:
- the rpsB gene encoding 30S ribosomal protein S2, which produces MPVVSLAQMLESGVHFGHQTRRWNPKMSPYIFTERNGVHIIDLVQTAQLMEDAYEYMRVASEKGKKFLFVGTKRQAAGIVAQEAQRCGAYYVNQRWLGGMLTNWTTIKSRVERLKDLERREEIGALDLLPKKEASVLRREMAKLQKYLGGIKSMRKIPDGVVLVDQRREYNAVLECQKLGIPIVSLLDTNCDPDLVDIAIPANDDAIRSIKLIVGKLADAIYEGRHGQQGGDSDEDYDYEGGYEGAEYDVEIEELDDPDYVDPDDAAEAEGEETES; this is translated from the coding sequence TCGGTGGAACCCGAAAATGTCTCCATACATTTTTACAGAGCGCAACGGGGTTCACATCATCGACCTCGTGCAAACCGCTCAGCTTATGGAAGACGCCTACGAGTACATGAGAGTTGCCTCAGAAAAAGGCAAAAAGTTTTTGTTCGTGGGTACGAAGCGCCAAGCTGCAGGGATTGTAGCCCAAGAAGCTCAACGCTGCGGTGCTTATTACGTCAACCAGCGCTGGCTGGGGGGAATGCTCACCAACTGGACGACGATTAAGTCCCGCGTGGAGCGCCTCAAGGATTTGGAGCGCCGCGAGGAAATCGGCGCCCTCGATTTGCTGCCGAAAAAAGAAGCTTCGGTACTGCGCCGAGAAATGGCAAAACTCCAGAAATATCTGGGCGGGATTAAATCTATGCGGAAGATTCCCGACGGAGTGGTGCTCGTAGACCAACGCCGCGAGTATAATGCGGTGTTGGAATGCCAAAAGTTGGGAATTCCGATCGTCTCTCTGTTGGATACCAACTGCGACCCGGATTTGGTTGACATTGCGATTCCGGCGAATGACGATGCTATTCGATCGATCAAGCTGATTGTCGGCAAGTTGGCTGATGCCATCTACGAAGGTCGTCACGGTCAGCAGGGCGGCGACTCTGATGAGGACTACGACTACGAGGGTGGTTACGAAGGCGCGGAATATGATGTCGAAATCGAAGAATTGGATGACCCCGATTATGTAGATCCCGACGACGCTGCTGAGGCCGAGGGCGAAGAAACCGAGAGCTAG